The following proteins are co-located in the Mus pahari chromosome 14, PAHARI_EIJ_v1.1, whole genome shotgun sequence genome:
- the Slc16a5 gene encoding monocarboxylate transporter 6 isoform X1 has protein sequence MARALEQVDGRWAWVVLLASLVTQALTMGFPACIGVFFTDLQRDFQASNSETSWFPSILGAMVHGGGPLCSILVKHFGCRVTMMLGGVMASLGMVASTFSGSITHLFLTAGVITGLGMCFSFQSSVTVVGLYFARRRPLANALSSMGLSMGVTLWPLLARYLLETLGWRGAFLIFGGIFLHCCVCGALLRPVATNEVPESKEDPLLPPKIPTRSCLATCVSTIRYHLAFDILRHNMGFCIYVIGVMWMNLGFALPHIFLVPYAMHHGVDDYWAAMLMSIVGFCNIFLRPVAGLLLAGRKSLAAYRKYLFALAVLINGLANLICTVSADFRVLLGYSLVYSLSMCGVGILVFQVLMDIVPMDRFPSALGLFTILCGVTSLISPPLAGLLLDKTNNFSYVFYMSSSFLVSGSLILGVGFYAAEKKKLKREGQAKMEDAASEMTSMHDLTSEDKDSAKKQPYPESIYMTSV, from the exons ATGGCCCGGGCCCTGGAACAAGTGGATGGCAGATGGGCCTGGGTGGTCCTGCTAGCCTCCCTGGTGACCCAGGCCCTCACCATGGGTTTCCCCGCCTGCATAGGCGTCTTCTTCACTGATCTGCAGCGCGACTTCCAGGCCAGCAACAGTGAGACCTCGTGGTTTCCTTCCATCCTGGGGGCCATGGTCCACGGTGGGG GACCCCTGTGTAGCATCTTGGTCAAACATTTCGGCTGCCGAGTGACCATGATGCTGGGGGGTGTGATGGCCAGCCTGGGCATGGTAGCCAGCACCTTCTCTGGCTCGATCACCCACCTCTTCCTCACTGCAGGAGTGATCACAG GCCTGGGCATGTGTTTCAGCTTCCAGTCGAGCGTCACGGTAGTGGGCTTGTATTTTGCCCGCAGGCGGCCGCTAGCCAATGCGCTGTCCTCCATGGGACTCTCCATGGGCgtcaccctctggcctctgctggcccGCTATCTTCTGGAAACCCTGGGCTGGAGGGGCGCCTTCCTCATCTTCGGTGGCATCTTTCTCCACTGTTGTGTATGTGGAGCCTTGCTGAGGCCTGTTGCCACCAACGAGGTCCCCGAGTCCAAAGAAgatcctcttctgcctcccaagatacCTACACGCAGCTGCCTGGCAACGTGTGTCTCAACCATTCGGTACCACCTGGCCTTTGACATCCTTCGGCACAATATGGGCTTCTGCATATACGTCATAGGTGTGATGTGGATGAACCTGGGTTTTGCACTGCCACATATCTTCCTGGTGCCGTACGCTATGCATCATGGGGTGGACGACTATTGGGCAGCCATGCTCATGTCCATTGTTGGCTTCTGCAACATCTTCTTGCGGCCAGTGGCAGGGCTGCTGCTGGCAGGCAGGAAGAGCCTGGCTGCCTACCGGAAGTACCTGTTTGCTCTGGCGGTACTCATCAACGGGCTCGCCAATCTAATATGCACGGTGTCAGCAGACTTCCGAGTTCTCCTGGGCTATTCCCTGGTGTACAGCCTGTCCATGTGTGGAGTCGGGATCCTCGTCTTCCAGGTTCTAATGGACATTGTCCCGATGGATCGGTTCCCTAGTGCCCTGGGCCTCTTCACCATCCTGTGTGGCGTGActtctctcatctctccaccATTGGCTG GATTGCTGCTGGACAAGACCAACAACTTCAGCTACGTTTTCTACATGTCGAGCAGCTTCCTCGTCTCAGGCTCTCTTATCCTGGGTGTGGGCTTCTACGCCgcagagaagaagaaactgaagcgAGAGGGGCAAGCCAAGATGGAGGACGCTGCCTCAGAGATGACCTCAATGCACGATCTTACCTCAGAAGACAAGGACAGTGCCAAGAAGCAACCGTACCCTGAAAGCATCTATATGACCAGTGTCTGA
- the Slc16a5 gene encoding monocarboxylate transporter 6 isoform X3: MARALEQVDGRWAWVVLLASLVTQALTMGFPACIGVFFTDLQRDFQASNSETSWFPSILGAMVHGGGPLCSILVKHFGCRVTMMLGGVMASLGMVASTFSGSITHLFLTAGVITGLLLDKTNNFSYVFYMSSSFLVSGSLILGVGFYAAEKKKLKREGQAKMEDAASEMTSMHDLTSEDKDSAKKQPYPESIYMTSV; this comes from the exons ATGGCCCGGGCCCTGGAACAAGTGGATGGCAGATGGGCCTGGGTGGTCCTGCTAGCCTCCCTGGTGACCCAGGCCCTCACCATGGGTTTCCCCGCCTGCATAGGCGTCTTCTTCACTGATCTGCAGCGCGACTTCCAGGCCAGCAACAGTGAGACCTCGTGGTTTCCTTCCATCCTGGGGGCCATGGTCCACGGTGGGG GACCCCTGTGTAGCATCTTGGTCAAACATTTCGGCTGCCGAGTGACCATGATGCTGGGGGGTGTGATGGCCAGCCTGGGCATGGTAGCCAGCACCTTCTCTGGCTCGATCACCCACCTCTTCCTCACTGCAGGAGTGATCACAG GATTGCTGCTGGACAAGACCAACAACTTCAGCTACGTTTTCTACATGTCGAGCAGCTTCCTCGTCTCAGGCTCTCTTATCCTGGGTGTGGGCTTCTACGCCgcagagaagaagaaactgaagcgAGAGGGGCAAGCCAAGATGGAGGACGCTGCCTCAGAGATGACCTCAATGCACGATCTTACCTCAGAAGACAAGGACAGTGCCAAGAAGCAACCGTACCCTGAAAGCATCTATATGACCAGTGTCTGA
- the Slc16a5 gene encoding monocarboxylate transporter 6 isoform X2, which translates to MCFSFQSSVTVVGLYFARRRPLANALSSMGLSMGVTLWPLLARYLLETLGWRGAFLIFGGIFLHCCVCGALLRPVATNEVPESKEDPLLPPKIPTRSCLATCVSTIRYHLAFDILRHNMGFCIYVIGVMWMNLGFALPHIFLVPYAMHHGVDDYWAAMLMSIVGFCNIFLRPVAGLLLAGRKSLAAYRKYLFALAVLINGLANLICTVSADFRVLLGYSLVYSLSMCGVGILVFQVLMDIVPMDRFPSALGLFTILCGVTSLISPPLAGLLLDKTNNFSYVFYMSSSFLVSGSLILGVGFYAAEKKKLKREGQAKMEDAASEMTSMHDLTSEDKDSAKKQPYPESIYMTSV; encoded by the exons ATGTGTTTCAGCTTCCAGTCGAGCGTCACGGTAGTGGGCTTGTATTTTGCCCGCAGGCGGCCGCTAGCCAATGCGCTGTCCTCCATGGGACTCTCCATGGGCgtcaccctctggcctctgctggcccGCTATCTTCTGGAAACCCTGGGCTGGAGGGGCGCCTTCCTCATCTTCGGTGGCATCTTTCTCCACTGTTGTGTATGTGGAGCCTTGCTGAGGCCTGTTGCCACCAACGAGGTCCCCGAGTCCAAAGAAgatcctcttctgcctcccaagatacCTACACGCAGCTGCCTGGCAACGTGTGTCTCAACCATTCGGTACCACCTGGCCTTTGACATCCTTCGGCACAATATGGGCTTCTGCATATACGTCATAGGTGTGATGTGGATGAACCTGGGTTTTGCACTGCCACATATCTTCCTGGTGCCGTACGCTATGCATCATGGGGTGGACGACTATTGGGCAGCCATGCTCATGTCCATTGTTGGCTTCTGCAACATCTTCTTGCGGCCAGTGGCAGGGCTGCTGCTGGCAGGCAGGAAGAGCCTGGCTGCCTACCGGAAGTACCTGTTTGCTCTGGCGGTACTCATCAACGGGCTCGCCAATCTAATATGCACGGTGTCAGCAGACTTCCGAGTTCTCCTGGGCTATTCCCTGGTGTACAGCCTGTCCATGTGTGGAGTCGGGATCCTCGTCTTCCAGGTTCTAATGGACATTGTCCCGATGGATCGGTTCCCTAGTGCCCTGGGCCTCTTCACCATCCTGTGTGGCGTGActtctctcatctctccaccATTGGCTG GATTGCTGCTGGACAAGACCAACAACTTCAGCTACGTTTTCTACATGTCGAGCAGCTTCCTCGTCTCAGGCTCTCTTATCCTGGGTGTGGGCTTCTACGCCgcagagaagaagaaactgaagcgAGAGGGGCAAGCCAAGATGGAGGACGCTGCCTCAGAGATGACCTCAATGCACGATCTTACCTCAGAAGACAAGGACAGTGCCAAGAAGCAACCGTACCCTGAAAGCATCTATATGACCAGTGTCTGA
- the Armc7 gene encoding armadillo repeat-containing protein 7 isoform X1 encodes MAQKPKIDPHVGRLGYLQALVTEFQETESQDAKEQVLANLANFAYDPGNYQYLRQLQVLDLFLDSLSEENETLIKFAIGGLCNLCPDKANKEYILQAGGLPLIIGCLSSPNEETVLSAVTTLMYLSSPGSRSHPELTSLPVVQCMLRFSLSASTRLRNLAQIFLEDFCSPSQVAEAHSQQAHSALGIPLPKTAPQHPQSKDT; translated from the exons ATGGCACAGAAACCCAAGATAGACCCCCACGTCGGGCGGCTAGGCTACCTGCAGGCGCTGGTcacagagttccaggaaaccGAGAGCCAAG ATGCCAAGGAGCAAGTCCTCGCCAACCTCGCTAACTTCGCTTATGACCCGGGGAACTACCAGTACCTACGGCAACTACAAGTCTTGGACTTATTCCTTGATTCTCTGTCGGAAGAGAATGAAACCCTAATCAAGTTTGCTATTG GAGGACTCTGTAACCTGTGCCCGGACAAGGCCAACAAGGAGTACATCCTGCAGGCAGGGGGCCTCCCGCTCATCATCGGCTGCCTGTCCAGTCCTAACGAGGAGACTGTGCTGTCCGCTGTCACCACACTCATGTACCTGAGCTCACCAGGCTCCCGCTCCCATCCTGAGTTGACCTCCCTGCCCGTGGTCCAGTGCATGCTGCGCTTTTCTCTCTCAGCCAGCACACGGCTCCGGAACCTGGCCCAGATATTCCTAGAGGACTTCTGCTCCCCGAGCCAGGTGGCTGAGGCCCACAGCCAGCAGGCCCATTCTGCCCTGGGGATCCCACTGCCAAAGACTGCCCCACAGCATCCCCAATCCAAGGACACTTAA
- the Armc7 gene encoding armadillo repeat-containing protein 7 isoform X2, giving the protein MAQKPKIDPHVGRLGYLQALVTEFQETESQDAKEQVLANLANFAYDPGNYQYLRQLQEDSVTCARTRPTRSTSCRQGASRSSSAACPVLTRRLCCPLSPHSCT; this is encoded by the exons ATGGCACAGAAACCCAAGATAGACCCCCACGTCGGGCGGCTAGGCTACCTGCAGGCGCTGGTcacagagttccaggaaaccGAGAGCCAAG ATGCCAAGGAGCAAGTCCTCGCCAACCTCGCTAACTTCGCTTATGACCCGGGGAACTACCAGTACCTACGGCAACTACAA GAGGACTCTGTAACCTGTGCCCGGACAAGGCCAACAAGGAGTACATCCTGCAGGCAGGGGGCCTCCCGCTCATCATCGGCTGCCTGTCCAGTCCTAACGAGGAGACTGTGCTGTCCGCTGTCACCACACTCATGTACCTGA